A single region of the Halopiger xanaduensis SH-6 genome encodes:
- a CDS encoding DUF7115 domain-containing protein, whose protein sequence is MSVPGIVQSTLGDEEIAARVSLGSEDELFITSSSTLVYRSDGLLRDESVDEYPHEADRLTLSEGRRKTKFSLEYPLEGTKEFTVPSGKTDAVLHPVLAGVLNGNGITEPGETVAKTYRFSELTLIVTSERLVKHIGSAVWDEDYEEYHYEDVTNLSFEDGSVATQIVLEVDGRPQRIKAPNEEANDLRERLQRALFDYHDVGSLEELNEAIGLDDADDDRGDSGGTMEFGSGVDPLNADPPELDDQEGARTATADAGATETTVDAAADANASSETNARADADATGSGVSDSIDGQSNRRDDTSGSAAESTTETGGSSDAADGDTDPFVEATESISDDTTSDATATQRRQGQSADTTDIDASGDSAAQSWPSDDPAAEAAAGDSVSTATDPEVLERLEALEAAVERQSDVIEQQQRTIEQLIEELRQGR, encoded by the coding sequence ATGAGCGTTCCCGGTATCGTCCAATCTACTCTCGGCGACGAAGAAATCGCGGCGCGAGTCTCTCTCGGCAGCGAAGACGAACTCTTCATCACTTCCTCGAGTACACTCGTCTACCGGTCCGACGGACTCCTGCGCGACGAATCGGTCGACGAATACCCCCACGAGGCCGACCGGCTCACCCTCTCGGAAGGGCGGCGCAAGACCAAGTTCTCCCTCGAGTATCCCCTCGAAGGAACGAAGGAATTCACGGTGCCGTCGGGTAAGACCGACGCGGTGTTGCACCCGGTTCTCGCGGGCGTTCTGAACGGCAACGGAATCACCGAACCCGGCGAAACCGTCGCCAAGACCTACCGTTTCAGCGAACTGACGCTGATCGTCACGAGCGAGCGGCTGGTCAAACACATCGGCAGCGCCGTCTGGGACGAGGACTACGAGGAGTACCACTACGAGGACGTGACGAACCTCTCGTTCGAGGACGGCAGCGTCGCGACCCAGATCGTCCTCGAGGTCGACGGCCGGCCCCAGCGGATCAAGGCGCCCAACGAGGAGGCAAACGACCTTCGCGAGCGACTCCAGCGGGCGCTGTTCGACTACCACGACGTCGGCTCGCTCGAGGAACTCAACGAGGCGATCGGGCTCGACGACGCGGACGACGATCGCGGCGACAGCGGGGGGACGATGGAGTTCGGTTCCGGCGTGGATCCGCTCAACGCAGACCCGCCGGAACTCGACGATCAAGAGGGTGCCCGCACGGCGACCGCCGACGCGGGTGCGACCGAAACGACGGTCGACGCCGCTGCGGATGCGAACGCGAGTTCCGAAACGAACGCACGCGCAGACGCGGATGCGACCGGGTCGGGGGTTTCCGACTCGATCGATGGGCAGTCCAACCGACGGGACGACACGAGCGGGTCCGCCGCCGAATCAACCACTGAGACCGGGGGCTCGTCCGACGCAGCCGACGGCGATACCGATCCGTTCGTCGAGGCGACGGAGTCGATCAGCGACGATACGACGTCCGATGCGACCGCCACGCAACGTCGCCAGGGCCAGTCTGCCGACACCACCGACATCGACGCCAGCGGCGACTCCGCCGCGCAGTCGTGGCCGTCCGACGATCCAGCGGCTGAGGCCGCAGCCGGCGACTCGGTATCGACCGCGACGGATCCCGAAGTCCTCGAGCGTCTCGAGGCGCTCGAGGCGGCCGTCGAGCGGCAAAGCGACGTCATCGAACAGCAGCAACGGACGATCGAGCAGTTGATCGAGGAATTACGGCAGGGCCGGTAG
- a CDS encoding RAD55 family ATPase, with translation MRLSTGVPGFDELVDGGLLRDRLYIVSGPPGSGKTTFCSQFLTKGVFEGETALYVSMHESEQELVSDMTNFEFGFDKAVSSGKMKFMDVFESETKRFFSSSSGRGSGEGPGSVENLSNKLVSFIESKGIDRVVIDSTMLLEYYFSDEVGELVTFLTKLKRADATVLLISEMTDPTSYSDGHYLSHGVIFMHNYLESGGMTRGVQIIKMRGTEIDCDIRPIEFTERGLRVDPDEKIQS, from the coding sequence ATGCGACTCTCCACGGGCGTCCCGGGTTTCGACGAGTTGGTGGACGGCGGCCTGTTGCGGGACCGCCTGTACATCGTCAGCGGACCGCCCGGGAGCGGCAAGACGACGTTCTGCTCGCAGTTTCTCACGAAGGGCGTCTTCGAGGGCGAAACCGCGCTGTACGTGAGCATGCACGAATCCGAACAGGAGCTCGTCAGCGACATGACGAACTTCGAGTTCGGCTTCGACAAGGCGGTGAGCTCCGGGAAGATGAAGTTCATGGACGTCTTCGAGAGCGAGACGAAACGGTTCTTTTCCTCCTCGTCCGGTCGCGGCAGCGGCGAGGGGCCAGGCAGCGTCGAGAACCTCTCGAACAAACTCGTCTCGTTCATCGAGTCGAAGGGGATCGATCGGGTCGTCATCGACTCGACGATGCTGCTCGAGTACTACTTCTCCGACGAGGTCGGCGAGCTCGTCACGTTCCTGACGAAGCTCAAACGCGCCGACGCCACCGTCCTCCTGATCTCGGAGATGACCGATCCGACCTCCTACTCGGACGGCCACTACCTCTCCCACGGGGTCATCTTCATGCACAACTACCTCGAGTCGGGCGGGATGACCCGGGGCGTCCAGATCATCAAGATGCGCGGGACGGAGATCGACTGCGACATCCGCCCGATCGAGTTCACCGAGCGCGGCCTGCGCGTCGATCCGGACGAGAAGATCCAGTCCTGA
- a CDS encoding HalOD1 output domain-containing protein — protein sequence MEPGEQPSVRVVEAIAAAEGVDPAALEPPLYDVLDPDALDTLTDSLCRGADQFDDAAARVEFTYRTYRVEVEIGDEVDVTVTERPSDSSIDPTPDSRVLE from the coding sequence ATGGAACCGGGGGAGCAACCGAGTGTCCGCGTTGTGGAAGCGATCGCAGCTGCGGAAGGTGTCGATCCGGCGGCCCTCGAGCCACCGTTGTACGACGTGCTCGATCCTGACGCACTCGATACGCTGACGGACTCGCTGTGTCGCGGTGCCGACCAGTTCGACGACGCCGCTGCGAGGGTCGAGTTCACGTATCGGACGTATCGAGTCGAAGTCGAGATCGGGGACGAGGTCGACGTGACCGTGACGGAACGGCCGTCCGACTCGTCGATTGACCCGACACCGGATTCGCGGGTTCTCGAGTGA
- a CDS encoding adenosylcobalamin-dependent ribonucleoside-diphosphate reductase, with amino-acid sequence MSEHELTAEELTLPIKRTEGDTLEDRLTDNAYHNILPARYLRKDADGELIEEQEDLFERVGKNIALAEAVFEARKRDAEITVTPDQLKPDHPRRDELAEEVFGAGTTAEDEDETTLSIYNINKFAYDTVVPELPDEIRDHVEDVADEFQGMMENLDFMPNSPTLMNAGDELQQLSACFVDSPEDDIDDIHQTAKEAAQVFQSGGGMGYAFWRLRPYGDAVGSTGGIASGPITFMRTYDQMCETIAQGGARRGAQMGVMRVSHPDVIQFIHAKNKDVSLAETLRLNDPDDFTHNSFQEALEEARELIDDEGRVPKHLRNAVEGHLSNFNISVGITDDFMEALQNDEEFTFTNPRTGEPHIATEETKELYDMFGLGEHVEVGEELSIPAEELWDDIVEGAHENGEPGVIYLERVNKQHSFDIEKHPDHRILATNPCGEQPLEEYEACNLGHINLSTLADLEAPDWRVWYDEHGDEYDSIEAAVDAFLEEAVDFEEFDRRIEMGTRFLENVVTMSDFPVEKIEQKVREMRKIGLGIMGLAQLYIQLGMEYGSEASNEVARQLMTHINHSAKWTSHELAEERGSFDEWDKSKYANPTEYREWFEKQTGLDADDWEDGFPIRNHNVTTIAPTGTTSMVGNTTGGCEPIYNVAYYKNVSDDVQGDEMLVEFDDYFLRVLEDNDIDVEAVKEEAQEQMATNQFNGVEGLSTVPDAIGELFVTTGDLSAKDHAGVQVACQQGVDSAISKTVNAPNDSTLEDAKDVFEYIYEHGGKGVTYYRDGTRSKQVLTTRAKNTDFADETEAAEALVEQIEEVFGGLEQFLENEDVQDVLAEDVGSLADDAEEPIRVDFTEKRERPDALQGVSQRIDTGYGKVYVTINEDPETGQPFELFANIGHSGGFTNSFTEALAKVISTSLRSGVDPEEIVDELCGTRSPKVAWDKGEQIQSIPDAIGTAMRRYLEDEIDKPYPTQATLEESTDADAETEATYDGPKTDGGAAAKSGSGADDDATQDLIDAGESPECPDCGSLSLYYSEGCKTCESCGWSEC; translated from the coding sequence ATGAGCGAGCACGAACTCACCGCGGAAGAACTGACCCTGCCGATCAAGCGAACCGAGGGCGACACGCTCGAGGATCGCTTGACCGACAACGCCTACCACAACATTCTCCCCGCCCGCTACCTCCGCAAGGACGCGGACGGCGAGCTGATCGAGGAGCAGGAGGACCTCTTCGAGCGCGTCGGCAAGAACATCGCGCTCGCGGAGGCCGTCTTCGAGGCGCGCAAGCGCGACGCCGAGATCACGGTCACGCCCGACCAGCTCAAGCCCGACCACCCGCGGCGCGACGAACTCGCCGAGGAGGTCTTCGGTGCGGGTACGACCGCGGAAGACGAGGACGAAACCACGCTGTCTATCTACAACATCAACAAGTTCGCCTACGACACCGTCGTCCCCGAACTCCCCGACGAGATCCGCGATCACGTCGAGGACGTCGCAGACGAGTTCCAGGGCATGATGGAGAACCTCGACTTCATGCCGAACTCGCCGACCCTGATGAACGCCGGCGACGAGCTTCAGCAGCTCTCGGCGTGTTTCGTCGACTCCCCCGAGGACGACATCGACGATATCCACCAGACCGCCAAGGAGGCCGCGCAGGTCTTCCAGAGCGGCGGCGGCATGGGCTACGCCTTCTGGCGGCTGCGCCCCTACGGCGACGCGGTCGGCTCGACCGGCGGCATCGCTAGCGGCCCGATCACGTTCATGCGCACGTACGACCAGATGTGCGAGACGATCGCCCAGGGCGGCGCCCGACGGGGCGCCCAGATGGGCGTCATGCGCGTCTCCCACCCGGACGTCATCCAGTTCATTCACGCCAAGAACAAGGACGTCTCGCTGGCCGAGACGCTGCGCCTGAACGACCCCGACGACTTCACGCACAACTCCTTCCAGGAAGCCCTCGAGGAAGCGCGCGAACTCATCGACGACGAGGGCCGCGTGCCGAAGCACCTCCGCAACGCCGTCGAGGGCCACCTCTCTAACTTCAACATCTCCGTCGGCATCACCGACGACTTCATGGAGGCCCTGCAGAACGACGAGGAGTTCACGTTCACCAACCCGCGAACGGGCGAACCCCACATCGCCACCGAGGAGACGAAGGAACTCTACGACATGTTCGGTCTCGGCGAGCACGTCGAGGTCGGCGAGGAACTGTCGATCCCGGCCGAGGAACTCTGGGACGACATCGTCGAGGGCGCCCACGAGAACGGCGAACCCGGCGTTATCTACCTCGAGCGCGTCAACAAACAGCACTCCTTCGACATCGAGAAACACCCCGACCACCGCATCCTCGCGACCAACCCCTGCGGCGAGCAACCCCTCGAGGAGTACGAGGCCTGTAACCTCGGCCACATCAACCTCTCGACGCTCGCGGATCTCGAGGCGCCGGACTGGCGCGTCTGGTACGACGAGCACGGCGACGAGTACGACTCGATCGAGGCCGCCGTCGACGCCTTCCTCGAGGAGGCCGTCGACTTCGAGGAGTTCGACCGCCGCATCGAGATGGGCACGCGGTTCCTCGAGAACGTCGTCACGATGAGCGACTTCCCGGTCGAGAAGATCGAGCAGAAGGTCCGGGAGATGCGCAAGATCGGCCTCGGGATCATGGGACTAGCGCAGCTGTACATCCAGCTGGGCATGGAGTACGGCAGCGAGGCCTCCAACGAGGTCGCGCGCCAGCTGATGACCCACATCAACCACAGCGCGAAGTGGACGTCCCACGAACTCGCCGAGGAGCGCGGCAGCTTCGACGAGTGGGACAAGTCCAAGTACGCGAACCCGACCGAGTACCGCGAGTGGTTCGAGAAACAGACCGGACTGGACGCCGACGACTGGGAAGACGGCTTCCCGATCCGCAACCACAACGTGACGACCATCGCCCCGACGGGCACCACGAGTATGGTCGGCAACACCACCGGCGGCTGCGAGCCGATCTACAACGTCGCCTACTACAAGAACGTCTCCGACGACGTGCAGGGCGACGAGATGCTCGTCGAGTTCGACGACTACTTCCTGCGCGTGCTGGAGGACAACGACATCGACGTCGAGGCCGTCAAGGAGGAGGCCCAAGAGCAGATGGCCACCAACCAGTTCAACGGCGTCGAGGGCCTCTCGACGGTGCCCGACGCCATCGGCGAACTGTTCGTCACCACCGGCGACCTCTCGGCGAAGGACCACGCCGGCGTGCAGGTCGCCTGCCAGCAGGGCGTCGACTCCGCCATCTCGAAGACCGTCAACGCGCCCAACGACTCCACCCTCGAGGACGCCAAGGACGTCTTCGAGTACATCTACGAGCACGGCGGCAAGGGCGTCACCTACTACCGCGACGGCACCCGCAGCAAGCAGGTGCTGACGACCCGCGCGAAGAACACCGACTTCGCCGACGAGACCGAAGCCGCGGAGGCGCTGGTCGAACAGATCGAGGAGGTCTTCGGCGGCTTAGAGCAGTTCCTCGAGAACGAAGACGTCCAGGACGTCCTCGCGGAGGACGTCGGTTCGCTGGCCGACGACGCCGAAGAACCGATTCGAGTCGACTTCACCGAAAAGCGCGAGCGCCCAGACGCTCTTCAGGGCGTCAGCCAGCGCATCGACACCGGCTACGGCAAGGTCTACGTGACGATCAACGAGGACCCCGAGACCGGCCAGCCGTTCGAGCTGTTCGCCAACATCGGCCACTCCGGCGGCTTCACGAACTCCTTCACCGAGGCGCTGGCGAAGGTCATCTCGACCTCGCTGCGCTCGGGCGTCGACCCCGAGGAGATCGTCGACGAACTCTGCGGGACTCGCAGTCCGAAGGTCGCCTGGGACAAGGGCGAACAAATCCAGTCCATCCCGGACGCCATCGGCACCGCGATGCGCCGCTACCTTGAAGACGAGATCGACAAGCCGTACCCGACGCAGGCGACGCTCGAGGAGTCGACCGATGCGGACGCAGAGACGGAAGCGACCTACGACGGGCCCAAGACCGACGGCGGCGCGGCCGCCAAGAGCGGGTCCGGCGCCGACGACGATGCGACCCAGGACCTCATCGACGCCGGTGAGTCCCCCGAGTGCCCCGACTGCGGTTCGCTGTCGCTGTACTACTCCGAAGGCTGCAAGACCTGCGAGTCCTGCGGCTGGAGCGAGTGTTAA
- a CDS encoding HVO_2523 family zinc finger protein yields MTDGSAETSSDEVGGRPCPHCEQPMYKRHCKYVCPQHGVIYDCADTFW; encoded by the coding sequence ATGACAGACGGCAGCGCGGAGACCAGCAGTGATGAGGTCGGTGGCAGGCCGTGTCCACACTGCGAGCAGCCGATGTACAAGCGCCACTGCAAGTACGTCTGCCCGCAACACGGCGTTATCTACGACTGTGCGGACACGTTCTGGTAG
- a CDS encoding DNA-methyltransferase produces the protein METTHRVFVGDARDLSAVDDESIELVVTSPPYPMIEMWDDLFADLDPAVADALEAGDGRRAFEAMHAQLDRVWDELERVLVDGGIACVNVGDATRSVDGSFRVYPNHARVLEAFESRGFDPLPDVLWRKPANSAAKFMGSGMIPPNAYVTLEHEYILVFRKGGESREFEPGADRRYEAAYFWEERNRWFSDVWTEVRGELQALESPDDDLRERSAAYPLEIPYRLICMYSAYGDTVLDPFWGTGTTTLAALCAGRDSIGYELEAAFLERFENQLADVPALSRSVGRTRLERHREFVSQRRADGSTFDYDAEHYDTPVVTKMERNIRLREITEIEALEADDGGDYRAIHEPLSLE, from the coding sequence ATGGAGACGACCCACCGCGTCTTCGTCGGTGATGCGCGCGATCTGTCGGCCGTCGACGACGAGTCGATCGAACTCGTCGTCACCTCGCCCCCGTATCCCATGATCGAGATGTGGGACGACCTCTTCGCGGATCTCGATCCCGCCGTCGCGGACGCCCTCGAGGCCGGCGACGGCCGCCGTGCCTTCGAGGCGATGCACGCCCAGCTCGACCGGGTCTGGGACGAACTCGAGCGCGTCCTCGTCGACGGCGGCATCGCCTGCGTCAACGTCGGCGACGCCACCCGCTCGGTCGACGGCAGCTTCCGCGTCTACCCCAACCACGCGCGGGTGCTCGAGGCCTTCGAGTCCCGCGGCTTCGATCCGCTGCCGGACGTGCTCTGGCGCAAGCCGGCCAACAGCGCGGCCAAGTTTATGGGCAGCGGGATGATCCCGCCCAACGCCTACGTCACGCTCGAACACGAGTACATCCTCGTCTTCCGTAAGGGCGGAGAAAGCCGGGAGTTCGAACCCGGCGCCGACCGTCGCTACGAAGCCGCCTACTTCTGGGAGGAGCGCAACCGCTGGTTCTCCGACGTCTGGACCGAGGTGCGAGGCGAACTGCAGGCCCTCGAGTCGCCCGACGACGACCTGCGGGAGCGGTCGGCGGCCTACCCCCTCGAGATTCCCTACCGACTGATCTGTATGTACTCGGCCTACGGCGACACCGTGCTCGATCCGTTCTGGGGGACCGGCACGACGACGCTGGCGGCGCTGTGTGCGGGCCGGGACTCGATCGGCTACGAACTCGAGGCGGCCTTCCTCGAGCGGTTCGAAAACCAGCTCGCCGATGTCCCGGCGCTGTCACGGTCGGTCGGCCGAACGCGCCTGGAGCGCCACCGCGAGTTCGTCAGCCAACGCCGCGCGGACGGCTCGACCTTCGACTACGACGCCGAACACTACGACACGCCGGTCGTGACGAAGATGGAGCGGAACATCCGACTGCGGGAGATCACCGAGATCGAGGCGCTCGAGGCCGACGACGGCGGCGACTACCGCGCGATACACGAACCGCTGTCGCTGGAGTGA
- a CDS encoding NADPH-dependent FMN reductase, with protein MDRDVHIAAVCGSLRDASATRLALERALEAAAEGGATTELIDLREYDLPTFDPDRDREDAGDAELLAERLREADAIVLGTPMYHGSYSSPLKAALDYSGFDEFRDKTVGLLAVSGGAFPVTALEHLRSVCRALNAWVLPHEVAIPKSHSGFEDGEFVDPSLEERTATLGRRAVQYATIEPDPDSFEGDQNVGAEGK; from the coding sequence ATGGACAGAGACGTGCACATCGCCGCCGTCTGCGGCAGCCTCCGAGACGCGAGCGCGACGCGACTCGCCCTCGAGCGCGCCCTCGAGGCCGCAGCCGAGGGCGGCGCGACGACCGAACTGATCGACTTGCGAGAGTACGACCTGCCGACGTTCGACCCGGATCGAGACCGCGAGGACGCCGGCGACGCCGAACTGCTCGCCGAGCGACTCCGCGAGGCCGACGCGATCGTGCTCGGAACGCCGATGTACCACGGCTCCTACTCGTCGCCGCTGAAGGCCGCGCTCGACTACTCGGGGTTCGACGAGTTCCGGGACAAGACCGTCGGCCTCCTCGCGGTCTCCGGCGGGGCGTTTCCGGTGACGGCCCTCGAGCACCTGCGCTCGGTCTGTCGAGCGCTGAACGCGTGGGTGCTCCCCCACGAGGTCGCGATCCCGAAGTCCCACTCGGGCTTCGAGGACGGGGAATTCGTCGATCCGAGTCTCGAGGAACGAACCGCGACGCTCGGCCGGCGCGCGGTCCAGTACGCGACGATCGAACCGGATCCGGATTCCTTCGAAGGCGACCAGAACGTCGGCGCCGAGGGGAAATAG
- a CDS encoding TVP38/TMEM64 family protein has translation MSTLPGSSAPFRARVILGLLAAAAIVTAGVLVSPSRALATLESLAADPFLFGLVVAAVYLVRPLLAWPTTPLSVVVGYGYGVALGVPIALAGILVTVLPVFLAVRLLSGSDNGTTEAAANTDADREAVGAGTLERALRRTDAAVDRYYETAGPTRGVIASRLAPIPSDAATCAAATSDVRLHQFLVGTAIGELPWTVAAVVVGASAATITTAGLGDLGLRLSIGCGFAALFLLAGPLYRVVRTRVGLTDSGTGRANG, from the coding sequence ATGTCGACGTTGCCCGGCTCGTCCGCCCCGTTCCGCGCCCGGGTGATCCTCGGGCTGCTCGCGGCCGCCGCGATCGTCACCGCGGGCGTGCTCGTCTCTCCTTCGAGGGCGCTCGCGACGCTCGAGTCGCTGGCCGCCGACCCGTTCCTGTTCGGACTCGTCGTCGCCGCCGTCTACCTCGTTCGACCGCTGCTCGCCTGGCCGACCACGCCGCTGTCGGTCGTCGTCGGCTACGGCTACGGGGTCGCCCTCGGCGTACCGATCGCGCTTGCAGGCATTCTCGTGACCGTGCTCCCGGTCTTTCTGGCCGTTCGACTGCTTTCGGGATCGGATAACGGCACAACGGAAGCGGCTGCCAACACGGACGCGGACCGAGAGGCCGTCGGGGCCGGCACGCTCGAGCGGGCACTCCGCCGGACCGACGCCGCCGTCGATCGGTACTACGAGACCGCGGGGCCGACCCGCGGCGTGATCGCCTCGCGGCTGGCGCCGATTCCTTCGGACGCGGCGACGTGCGCCGCGGCGACGAGCGACGTTCGACTCCACCAGTTCCTCGTCGGGACGGCGATCGGCGAACTCCCCTGGACGGTCGCCGCGGTCGTCGTCGGCGCCTCGGCGGCGACGATCACGACGGCCGGTCTCGGCGACCTCGGGCTCCGGCTCTCGATCGGATGCGGGTTCGCAGCCCTCTTCCTGCTCGCGGGGCCACTCTACCGGGTCGTCCGGACTCGAGTTGGACTCACGGATTCCGGAACGGGACGAGCGAACGGCTAA
- a CDS encoding DUF5830 family protein, translated as MDRDGDRVDDLEEEDANADVSANAAADATAAATENGTDRDDRVELGLALLERLEHESLSLADVVDRIEAITADPTVTRTILDEAELRGIIEREDGIVRPKSRQYVSFDQDVITKEGDFTCQRCGSGLSTGYFIDLEAGEIGPFGSSCIRKVTGRE; from the coding sequence ATGGATCGTGACGGCGACCGCGTCGACGACCTCGAGGAGGAAGACGCGAACGCAGACGTGAGTGCGAACGCGGCGGCGGACGCGACCGCAGCCGCTACCGAGAACGGCACGGACCGCGACGACCGCGTCGAACTCGGCCTCGCGCTCCTCGAACGCCTCGAGCACGAGTCGCTCTCGCTTGCCGACGTCGTCGACCGGATCGAAGCGATCACGGCCGATCCGACGGTGACCCGAACGATTCTCGACGAGGCCGAACTTCGCGGGATCATCGAACGCGAGGACGGTATCGTCCGGCCGAAGAGCCGCCAGTACGTCAGCTTCGATCAAGATGTGATCACCAAGGAAGGTGATTTCACCTGCCAGCGCTGCGGGTCTGGACTCTCGACCGGCTACTTCATCGATCTCGAGGCGGGCGAGATAGGGCCGTTCGGCTCCTCGTGCATCCGGAAGGTTACCGGGCGCGAGTGA